A part of Streptomyces sp. DSM 40750 genomic DNA contains:
- a CDS encoding O-acetyl-ADP-ribose deacetylase, which yields MTTITLVRGDITRQTVDAIVNAANSSLLGGGGVDGAIHRRGGPAILADCRKLRASHYGKGLPTGQAVATTAGELDARWVIHTVGPVYSQSLDRSALLASCYRESLRVADELGARTVAFPAVSAGIYGWPMEDAARIAVETVRATETSVEEVRFVLFDDEAYAAFAEQAG from the coding sequence ATGACCACCATCACCCTCGTCCGGGGCGACATCACCCGGCAGACCGTCGACGCCATCGTCAACGCCGCGAACTCCTCCCTCCTCGGCGGGGGAGGAGTGGACGGCGCGATCCACCGGCGCGGCGGCCCCGCCATCCTGGCCGACTGCCGCAAGCTCCGCGCCTCCCACTACGGCAAGGGCCTCCCCACCGGCCAGGCCGTCGCCACCACGGCAGGCGAACTGGACGCGCGCTGGGTGATCCACACGGTGGGCCCGGTCTACAGCCAGAGCCTGGACCGCTCCGCCCTCCTCGCCTCCTGCTACCGCGAATCCCTGCGCGTGGCCGACGAGTTGGGCGCCCGCACGGTCGCCTTCCCCGCCGTCTCCGCCGGCATCTACGGCTGGCCGATGGAGGACGCCGCCCGCATCGCCGTGGAGACCGTACGCGCCACGGAGACGTCGGTCGAGGAGGTCAGATTCGTCCTCTTCGACGACGAGGCGTACGCGGCGTTCGCCGAGCAGGCCGGCTGA